The Methanobrevibacter millerae genome includes the window TTATTATCGGATTTTGCCTATCGCGATAATCCAAAACAACATTTGCTAAAATTGTTTCAAGCTCTTCAGTTATGAGTTTTTTAAACATATTGCGTTTTTTAGCAGTTATTCTCTCAGAGCTAACTTCCTTTGCAATCAACGTGACAAAGTCCTGTGAGGGATATGAAAACTCAGATAAAAGTTTTTCACGAATCAGGGTTTTATATTTAAGCTCACCAACCAGATTTTCTATTTTTTCATCACTAAACTTTTCTCTTGAAAATATTTCAAGAATTGACAAGTCATCATTTATTATATTCAGTTTTAAAAATGCTTCACTGTCCATTCTTCCGGGATTGACCGAATCTGTGAAAAACCAGTAGTCAACACCATTGGTCAATATTGCTATTTTACAGTCACTTACCGAATAGTATCTAAGCAGCTGGTTTAGATGATTTGAGTTAAGCTTTGTTTTTACGGATTTGCACTCAACAAGCATCTTCAATTCATCATCAATCAGAATTGCCAAATCAACTTTTTCTTAAGCGTTAACACCCACATCACAGGAATATTCACCTTTAACCTCATCCGGATTTTCTATATCATATCCTAAAATGCGAAAAAACGGTAAAATTAATGCAATCTTTGTTGTTTTTCATGGTAATTGATCTTTTTTTATTAACCAGATTTTTTCTAAATTTTTCCAATTCCTGAAAATTCATATTAATACATCTAATCACATACTATATTAAATATACATTAAGGATTTAATATCAAAATCACAAAAATACTCTTAATTAAATTAACTGAAAATTAATTAACTATCAAAATTAAAGCACCCAAAATCAATTATTCAAGAGACATTTTCAAAAATAGATTTTAAGTTTTGCAAATCAAAACCCAAAATAATTATAACAGTTTTTTTAATAATTATCTTAAGAGGGATTATTATGTCAAAAGAAAAGTTAATATCCGAAGGCTATAAAGCATATGAAAATGATGAAATCATTGTTTTTTGGAAACCTGATTTATGTGTTCATGCAACCGAATGTGTAAGAGGAAATAATGGCGTTTTTGATCCTACAAGACGACCATGGGTTGATTTAAGTCAGGGTGAGACAAGTGAAATTGCACAAATAATCGATAAATGCCCATCAGGGGCACTAAAATACGAACTTAAATAAGAAATTTCAAAAAAAAGAATTATAGTATATTTCCAAATATTTTTACCATTTGAGTTACTAAAAATCACATACCAAAAAACCTTTAATTAGTTAGATTGTAAAAAAATACTCATTTAGCATTGAGTATTGATATGTATATAATTTAGACAATAATGGTCCAAACTTTGCGAAAAACACTATAATAAATGAGATAATAGTCATTATCTCAATTAAATATTATAATTAAAAATGGCCATAACCATCGAAACTCCCAGGCCTAATATTTTTTTCAACACGAATAATGGTATTCACTGAATTATCAGTAATATCGGAAACAGTAAGAGAAAGCTCAGGTATCGTGAAATTAATGCAAGGATTCAAATATTTTGCAGGAATAATCCATTTTACAGACTGGAAATAAGTATCTTCTAAATCAATAGCTGAATTATCATTAGTAACAGAAACAGGGTCAACATTAACTAAATCATCACCAGCAATAGAATTATCTGCAACAGGTACATCCAAATCCATTTCAACCGGAACAGAAATGAAAACATCATTCATGATATCATCTACAGTTAAATCAACAGAACAATTTCCATCCATATTATCATTTAAAACAATACCAGAATCATCATCCAGATTAGAACGAACAGGGTCAAACTTAACCAAATCATCACCAGCAATAGAATTATCTAAATCACCAGCATTTTGATTTGAAGAACTTACTAGATTATGATCCACATCCATAGACACGAATGTATCATGAGGAACAGCAGAGTCATCAATAGCCATGTTGTCAACATCACTAGTTGCACAGGCAGCGCCTGCACAAACACAAACTGCCAATAAACAAATTAAACTTAAAATTATTTTCTTCAAATTATCACCTCATGATTTTATAGTATAAATTCGACCATATATAAATATTTTCGAATGTAAGTACTTACTTACAGCTTAAAAATAAATAAAACAATTAAATTACTAAATAAATAAAAAAATAAAGATTTTAAAACATTTAATTAAATATTAAAGTAAAATCATGAACAATATTTTCCATTGTTTGTCGATGCTTTAAAAATTAATTCAAATGTCTCAATTTAAAGAATAACATACCCAATCATTTAAAATATTGAAAATAAAAGCAACACGCATTTAAAAAGAAAAGCCGATCTCAAAATAATCAATTATCAATTAGCTATATCTAAAATAAAAAATATGGAAAATCTGATTCTGCAATTATGGAACTAAAAAACCAAATAATCCCTTTGCATCAGCAGGAACATCCGGAACATAGCTATACTGTGAAGCATTAAGTTTCAATTCTATCGGATGTGCAGAAGCATTTTTTAGATTATTATTTGAATTGAATTCATTCAGTATCTCTTTTCCATCGTTGAATGCCTTGGTCTGCACGTCATTGCAGTATGAAGTGAGATAATTTGACCGGTGATTCTTATCAGGTATTTGTGCCGCTTTTGAAAGTACTTCTCCCATTGATTTAAACATGTGACCTTCTGATTCATTCCAGTATGTCTGCACAGGCCTTCCATAAATATTGTAGTTATCATGTCCCATACATTGAGTACAAAGACTTTTAGAGACATAATACGGATAATTATTCGTATCAAATACTCCTGTATCATTTGCAGGCTGATTTGATCCATAAGCCTCACTGACATTTACACAATCATTGGATACAGGTACAAATACACCATAAACCGGCGGACCGCAGCTTACCCAGCTGACACATGACATTTCTGCAGGCAAATTTGGAAATATCTGAATAATATGGGCACTCAATGTCTCGTCACTTCCGATTACCCTTGTATCATTTCTTCCGGCCTCATCCGGAGAATATTGTGTTCCTTCATATCTGTCACGCAAAATGTGTGCAACGTCTTGGGGTGAAACTTTTTTATCCGGCGTGAAAGAGAGAGGATACATAGCATTATGGTCATAGTCTGAACTGTATTTTGACGGCTCAAGAAGTCTGTGACCCTGCCATGTTCTCATGTGGGCGGTGTCGTTATTAATCTTTGTTCCGGCGTATGTCTCAAAGAGATTGATTTCACCGTTTTTTCCTTTAACAGCAAAACCGTTTTCTTCCGGAAGTTTTGTTAAATCTGCAGATGTGATGGAATCTTCATAGTCAGATAAGTACTCCAGGGAAAACTCATTGCCGAATACTGCTACTTTGTCTTTAGGCATTTTCACAGCAGCGTACTGATGTCCGCCGTAGAGTTCAACATACCACACTTCGTTTTGATCAGCAATGATAGCAATATTAGACTCTGCATTACCGTACCTGTCAACGATTCCAAAAAGAACCTCTACCGCTTCTCTTGCAGTTTTACTTTGACAGATTACAAGATCTGCTGCTGAAACTTCAGCCAATCCTTCTTTCACCAGAGGGTCTGCTTTCAATGATTCATTGTTTAAATAGGCTGAAACAGACATAGTCATAGATACGCCATATTCATTAGTGCATGCTGCAGCATCACAGTCAGCCCAATTAGATGCTTGGGCACTGTCCATATATGGGGTTGCAGTGTATTTATAAGTGGTTGATGGAATTTCGGTTTTTACTTCCCCATCGGCACTTACAGGCATGAATCGACCAGGACTATTGTCTACATGAGGTGTTATCGTGATACGATTTCCCCAGTCGGCACGATAATCATTTGACCTTGCAATAATTGTTGAACCGTCGGTGCTGGCATCTTTACCTACATATATTCCAGTACATGCCGCAGAAATCTGCATGCTGCAAATCAAAAGAACACAAAAAAACAAACCTATCAATTTTTTAGATGAATATTCTAACTTCAAAAATAAAAACTCCAAAATAAAATATGAAATAATATATGGCTTTTCAATATATTAAGTGTAACTTTTTTTGTATAATTTATGTTAAAAAGCAATAATTTTATTGTTGAGATTGCAAAAAAGAATAACAGACTGGCGAAAATCAGGAACAATATTTTCCAACAATAGGAATCTTGCTTAACACCCACACAATCGCCCAGGATACAAAAAAGACAAATATGCTCATCAAGACTATAACTATACAAATCTCAAAGCCATTTCTTGGCAAAGCTGTAAAGAAAGGAGTTATATAAAACATCACAATGGAATTGATAAGATACATCCCATAACTCAGATTGCTGATTGAAACGACAGCTTTTCTAAATCCTGTAAAGTTCAGATTTTTAAAAATTACAAAAAGTGATCCTGCCTGAAGTATTACAAAAATACTCACGTCAACCCATGAGTTTAAAACTGCAGTCTGTGTCGCCTCATAATTAAGCGCGAAGCTTTTGGGCATTATTGCGCCTGTTGAAATCATTTTCATTGAAGTGGCAAATACAAACACCAAAAGCATCAATGCAATTAACTTTCTAGAATCTATTTTAAAGTCCTTTACTGACAGATAGTATCCCAAAACCAGAAATCCAATTGGAGCAGCAAAAAAGTTCAAGTTAAAGAAATTATCGATATTGTAATACAAAACAAACTGATAAAAAATTGCCGCCAAGATAAAAACTACTAAAAAATACTCAATTTCACGAATAGACGCATGTTGGATGAACTTGTTGATGATTGGAACCGAGAGATAAACTCCAAAAATCAGCCAGAAATACCAGTTATAAGATAAAATATTGGATGAAAATTCATAATCTGTAAATATTGAAAGTGCAAATGCAATAATCAGATAGAATATGAATGGATAAGTAATTCTTGTTAGCTTATGCCTTAAAAAATTATTCAAATCAATATCACGATTCAAAAGAAGCGCACCGCTCAGCATTAAAAATATTGGAACTGCATACCTGACGATTTCTGAAAACATGTATATGTACATGCCGTTTACCTTCTCACCGTGATGCCACAGCTGGAAGACATGTATTGCAATTATTCCAAAGATTGCAAGAACCCTCAAGTTATCGTAATATGCAATTCTGGTTTTAATGTTATCACCACCAGTATATTTGGAGTTCATGAATTAAGTATTTTATATGAAGCATGCCCCGAGCAAGAAAAATTTTAAAACTTATATAATTTAATTTATAAAAACTAAATAGGTGAATCCAAGATTGAGGAGTTATCAAAAATGAGAAATGTTGGTACTGTTGTACGTGGAATAAGGACACCAATTATTAAAGAAAACGACGATTTGGCAAGCATAGTCATTGATTCATTAATGGCTGCAAAGGAAAGTGAAGGATTCAAATTCAAAGACAGAGACATTGTTGCAATCACAGAAGCGGTTGTAGGAATTTCAGAAGGAAACTACGTAACCGTAGACGACATTGCAGAGGATTTACAGGAAAAATTCCCGTCCAAAAAAATAGGTGTTGTAAACCCTATTTTAAGCAGGAACAGATTTTCAATAGTCCTCAAAGGTATTGCAAGAGGAATGGATAAAATCACATTATTAACATCTTTTCCATCAGATGAAGTGGGAAACGGCATTTTGGATGAAAGCATATTGGATGAAAGTGAATTCAACCTGGCAAGCGTGATATCTGAGAAAGAATACTATGAAACATTCGGTTCATGGATACACCCATTTACCGGAATCAACATGATAGATTTCTACAAGGAGCTGATTGAAAGCGAAGACTGTGAAGTGGAATTCGTATTTTCAAACGACATAAAAACCATCCTGGATTATACAAATGACGTATTGACCTGTGATATCCACACAAGAGAAAAAAGCACAAAATTATTAAAAGAAAAAGGAGCTAACGTTTACGGCCTTCACGAAATATTGACAGAACCTGTTGGAGATTCAGGATATAATCCGGATTACGGATTACTCGGGTCAAACAAGGCAACTGAAGAAAAATTAAAACTATTCCCAAAAACAGGTGATGAACTGGTAATGGAAGTGCAAAAAAGACTTATGGACTTGACCGGAAAGCAAATTGAAGTAATGGTTTACGGTGACGGAGCATTCAAAGACCCTGTAGGACACATCTGGGAGCTAGCAGACCCTGTAG containing:
- a CDS encoding type I restriction enzyme HsdR N-terminal domain-containing protein yields the protein MAILIDDELKMLVECKSVKTKLNSNHLNQLLRYYSVSDCKIAILTNGVDYWFFTDSVNPGRMDSEAFLKLNIINDDLSILEIFSREKFSDEKIENLVGELKYKTLIREKLLSEFSYPSQDFVTLIAKEVSSERITAKKRNMFKKLITEELETILANVVLDYRDRQNPIITTPEEIEGFYIVRSILSEIIDSERVAIRDRQSYCAILLDDNQNYTICRLYFNDLDNLAIALFDSMEKNSIGSRVEENVAINKISEIHDFRDKLLKTVKVYLKEKK
- a CDS encoding (4Fe-4S)-binding protein, whose protein sequence is MSKEKLISEGYKAYENDEIIVFWKPDLCVHATECVRGNNGVFDPTRRPWVDLSQGETSEIAQIIDKCPSGALKYELK
- a CDS encoding C69 family dipeptidase, producing MKLEYSSKKLIGLFFCVLLICSMQISAACTGIYVGKDASTDGSTIIARSNDYRADWGNRITITPHVDNSPGRFMPVSADGEVKTEIPSTTYKYTATPYMDSAQASNWADCDAAACTNEYGVSMTMSVSAYLNNESLKADPLVKEGLAEVSAADLVICQSKTAREAVEVLFGIVDRYGNAESNIAIIADQNEVWYVELYGGHQYAAVKMPKDKVAVFGNEFSLEYLSDYEDSITSADLTKLPEENGFAVKGKNGEINLFETYAGTKINNDTAHMRTWQGHRLLEPSKYSSDYDHNAMYPLSFTPDKKVSPQDVAHILRDRYEGTQYSPDEAGRNDTRVIGSDETLSAHIIQIFPNLPAEMSCVSWVSCGPPVYGVFVPVSNDCVNVSEAYGSNQPANDTGVFDTNNYPYYVSKSLCTQCMGHDNYNIYGRPVQTYWNESEGHMFKSMGEVLSKAAQIPDKNHRSNYLTSYCNDVQTKAFNDGKEILNEFNSNNNLKNASAHPIELKLNASQYSYVPDVPADAKGLFGFLVP
- a CDS encoding acyltransferase, coding for MNSKYTGGDNIKTRIAYYDNLRVLAIFGIIAIHVFQLWHHGEKVNGMYIYMFSEIVRYAVPIFLMLSGALLLNRDIDLNNFLRHKLTRITYPFIFYLIIAFALSIFTDYEFSSNILSYNWYFWLIFGVYLSVPIINKFIQHASIREIEYFLVVFILAAIFYQFVLYYNIDNFFNLNFFAAPIGFLVLGYYLSVKDFKIDSRKLIALMLLVFVFATSMKMISTGAIMPKSFALNYEATQTAVLNSWVDVSIFVILQAGSLFVIFKNLNFTGFRKAVVSISNLSYGMYLINSIVMFYITPFFTALPRNGFEICIVIVLMSIFVFFVSWAIVWVLSKIPIVGKYCS
- a CDS encoding coenzyme F420-0:L-glutamate ligase — encoded protein: MRNVGTVVRGIRTPIIKENDDLASIVIDSLMAAKESEGFKFKDRDIVAITEAVVGISEGNYVTVDDIAEDLQEKFPSKKIGVVNPILSRNRFSIVLKGIARGMDKITLLTSFPSDEVGNGILDESILDESEFNLASVISEKEYYETFGSWIHPFTGINMIDFYKELIESEDCEVEFVFSNDIKTILDYTNDVLTCDIHTREKSTKLLKEKGANVYGLHEILTEPVGDSGYNPDYGLLGSNKATEEKLKLFPKTGDELVMEVQKRLMDLTGKQIEVMVYGDGAFKDPVGHIWELADPVVSPAHTPGLVGTPNEIKLKYVSDNKFADLKGDELKEAIKEEIKNKDKDLTGQMITEGTTPRVLTDLIGSLCDLTSGSGDKGTPVIFIQGYFDNLAND